From the Manis pentadactyla isolate mManPen7 chromosome 7, mManPen7.hap1, whole genome shotgun sequence genome, one window contains:
- the SLC25A4 gene encoding ADP/ATP translocase 1 yields the protein MSDHALSFLKDFLAGGVAAAVSKTAVAPIERVKLLLQVQHASKQISAEKQYKGIIDCVVRIPKEQGFLSFWRGNLANVIRYFPTQALNFAFKDKYKQIFLGGVDRHKQFWRYFAGNLASGGAAGATSLCFVYPLDFARTRLAADVGKGAAQREFKGLGDCLTKIFKSDGLKGLYQGFSVSVQGIIIYRAAYFGVYDTAKGMLPDPKNVHIIVSWMIAQSVTAVAGLVSYPFDTVRRRMMMQSGRKGADIMYTGTVDCWRKIAKDEGSKAFFKGAWSNVLRGMGGAFVLVLYDEIKKFV from the exons ATGAGTGATCACGCCTTGAGCTTCCTGAAGGACTTCCTGGCCGGCGGCGTCGCCGCTGCTGTCTCCAAGACCGCGGTCGCCCCCATCGAGAGGGTCAAACTGCTGCTGCAG GTCCAGCATGCCAGCAAACAGATCAGTGCTGAGAAGCAGTACAAAGGGATCATTGATTGTGTGGTGAGAATCCCCAAGGAGCAGGGCTTCCTCTCCTTCTGGAGGGGTAACCTGGCCAACGTGATCCGTTACTTCCCCACCCAAGCTCTCAACTTCGCCTTCAAGGACAAGTACAAGCAGATCTTTCTGGGGGGCGTGGACCGGCATAAGCAGTTCTGGCGCTATTTTGCTGGTAACCTGGCTTCCGGTGGAGCAGCTGGGGCCACCTCCCTCTGCTTTGTCTACCCGCTGGACTTTGCTAGGACCAGGTTGGCTGCCGATGTGGGCAAGGGTGCCGCCCAGCGTGAGTTCAAGGGTCTGGGTGACTGTCTCACCAAGATCTTCAAGTCTGATGGCCTGAAGGGTCTCTACCAGGGATTCAGCGTCTCTGTCCAGGGCATCATTATCTACAGAGCTGCCTACTTCGGAGTCTACGATACTGCCAAGG GGATGCTGCCTGACCCCAAGAATGTGCACATTATCGTGAGCTGGATGATTGCCCAGAGCGTGACGGCGGTTGCAGGGCTGGTGTCCTACCCCTTCGACACTGTCCGCCGTAGGATGATGATGCAGTCTGGCCGGAAAGGGG CGGATATTATGTACACTGGGACAGTGGACTGCTGGAGGAAGATTGCCAAAGATGAAGGATCCAAGGCTTTCTTCAAAGGTGCCTGGTCCAATGTATTGAGAGGCATGGGAGGTGCTTTTGTATTGGTATTGTATGATGAGATTAAAAAATTCGTCTAA